Proteins found in one Vallitalea guaymasensis genomic segment:
- the rpsI gene encoding 30S ribosomal protein S9, whose amino-acid sequence MAQLKYYGTGRRKHSVARVYLVPGTGKITINKRDIDNYCGLETLKVTVRQPLELTHTTDKFDVIVNVHGGGFTGQAGAIRHGISRALLKADDEFRPALKKAGFLTRDPRMKERKKYGLKAARRAPQFSKR is encoded by the coding sequence GTGGCACAATTAAAATATTATGGCACAGGTCGTAGAAAGCATAGTGTTGCTAGAGTATATTTAGTACCTGGAACAGGTAAAATTACAATTAATAAAAGAGATATAGATAATTACTGTGGACTTGAAACTTTAAAAGTTACAGTACGCCAACCATTAGAATTAACTCATACAACAGATAAATTTGATGTTATCGTTAATGTTCATGGTGGTGGATTCACTGGACAAGCTGGTGCTATCCGTCACGGAATCTCAAGAGCTTTATTAAAAGCTGATGATGAATTCCGTCCAGCACTTAAAAAAGCAGGTTTCTTAACAAGAGACCCAAGAATGAAAGAAAGAAAGAAATATGGATTAAAGGCTGCAAGACGTGCACCTCAATTTTCCAAGAGATAA
- the rplM gene encoding 50S ribosomal protein L13, with the protein MKTFMPKAEAVERKWYIVDAEGQTLGRLSSEIARVLIGKNKPIYTPHVDTGDNVVVINADKVVLTGKKLDQKLYRYHTGHPGGLKEIKYKDMMKNKPEEVVMHAVKGMLPKNKLGRKMLKKLRVYRGSEHKHEAQKPEVLEIKN; encoded by the coding sequence ATGAAAACCTTTATGCCAAAAGCAGAAGCAGTTGAGAGAAAATGGTATATAGTAGATGCTGAAGGTCAAACTTTAGGACGTTTATCATCTGAAATAGCAAGAGTACTTATTGGAAAAAACAAGCCTATCTATACACCACATGTTGATACTGGTGATAACGTAGTAGTTATCAATGCAGATAAAGTTGTTTTAACAGGGAAGAAATTAGACCAAAAATTATACAGATATCATACTGGACATCCAGGTGGTTTAAAAGAAATAAAATACAAAGATATGATGAAAAATAAACCTGAAGAAGTAGTTATGCATGCAGTAAAAGGTATGCTTCCAAAGAACAAACTTGGAAGAAAAATGCTTAAAAAACTACGTGTATACAGAGGTTCAGAACATAAACATGAAGCTCAAAAACCAGAAGTATTAGAAATCAAAAACTAA
- a CDS encoding YibE/F family protein gives MKQKLLFVIATILCFGLFTSSVRATDSTEEYDEEVYKEEVIPGKVIAIIKDEYETLETSGGDYIQKVQVLKVKLTKGKEKGKLIEVYNTVDGIMANSFDAKVGDELYVGIERDEEGNILQGHITNVKRDKYLIYLVIAFILLTIIVGGIKGVKTLFTLGITIIGVYYMLRGIINGQNPVVTSIMVSIVVTIITMFIIGGFNKKAIAAIAGTLSGVIIAGTISLVIGYYANLSGLETSESQMLLYSTESMHLDFKGILFASILLGTLGAVMDVCMSISSSIKELKDNNPLMTVGQLFKSGMNIGKDVMGTMSNTLILAYAGTSMCLMLLFMVNDMTLVDIVNMELISTEIVRALAGTIGLIISIPITAIVAALMAKGDYNKV, from the coding sequence GTGAAACAAAAATTATTATTTGTAATAGCAACGATACTCTGTTTTGGATTATTTACAAGTAGTGTACGAGCAACTGACTCAACCGAGGAATATGATGAGGAAGTATATAAAGAAGAAGTAATACCCGGTAAAGTTATTGCAATTATAAAAGATGAATATGAAACCTTAGAGACATCAGGCGGAGATTACATACAAAAAGTACAAGTATTGAAGGTAAAACTTACTAAAGGTAAAGAAAAAGGTAAGTTAATAGAAGTATACAATACTGTAGACGGCATAATGGCTAATAGTTTTGATGCAAAAGTTGGAGACGAGCTGTATGTTGGTATTGAACGTGATGAAGAAGGAAATATACTGCAAGGTCATATAACCAATGTTAAGAGGGACAAGTATCTAATTTATCTAGTTATAGCATTTATATTATTGACCATTATCGTGGGTGGAATAAAAGGTGTTAAGACACTATTTACATTAGGTATTACTATTATAGGTGTTTATTATATGCTGAGAGGTATAATAAACGGTCAGAATCCAGTTGTTACATCTATAATGGTATCTATTGTAGTAACGATTATAACTATGTTTATTATTGGTGGGTTTAATAAAAAAGCTATAGCGGCTATAGCAGGAACCTTATCAGGTGTCATAATAGCAGGAACAATATCACTTGTAATTGGATATTATGCTAATTTATCTGGACTTGAGACATCAGAGTCACAGATGCTCTTGTACTCTACAGAATCAATGCATCTTGATTTTAAAGGAATATTGTTTGCTAGTATTCTACTAGGTACATTAGGTGCGGTAATGGATGTTTGTATGTCCATATCTTCATCAATAAAAGAGTTAAAAGATAACAATCCTTTAATGACAGTGGGACAACTATTCAAATCAGGCATGAATATAGGTAAAGACGTAATGGGTACTATGTCTAATACCCTTATTTTAGCTTATGCAGGTACATCAATGTGTTTAATGTTGTTATTTATGGTAAATGACATGACCTTAGTAGATATCGTTAATATGGAATTAATCTCCACAGAAATAGTTAGAGCTTTAGCTGGTACAATAGGCCTTATAATATCTATACCGATAACAGCAATAGTAGCAGCGCTTATGGCTAAAGGGGATTATAATAAAGTGTAA
- the truA gene encoding tRNA pseudouridine(38-40) synthase TruA has product MGNIMLVVAYDGTKYCGWQVQKNAITIEQKIYEACQKLFSREIKIVGASRTDTGVHALGQIVVLKVETSIPINKIPYAINAYLPEDIVIRDAKLVTSSFHPRYNAKNKTYEYKIYNSRFPLPQYNRYAHFYHKSLDIDKMKKAARYFIGEHDFKAFCSTGSSVKTTVREIYKCEVTVEDKMIVISINGNGFLYNMVRIIAGTLIDVGRGKIEPDYIIDIIDSKDRSKAGATAPAKGLTLIKINYD; this is encoded by the coding sequence ATGGGCAATATTATGCTAGTAGTAGCTTACGACGGAACAAAATATTGTGGATGGCAGGTTCAAAAAAATGCAATCACCATTGAACAAAAGATTTATGAAGCTTGTCAGAAATTGTTTTCCCGGGAAATAAAAATAGTCGGTGCAAGCAGAACCGACACAGGTGTTCATGCATTAGGTCAAATTGTTGTATTAAAAGTAGAAACATCAATACCTATAAATAAAATACCTTATGCAATAAATGCTTATTTACCCGAGGATATAGTAATAAGAGATGCAAAATTGGTTACTAGTAGTTTCCATCCAAGATATAATGCAAAAAATAAAACATATGAGTATAAAATATACAACTCTAGATTTCCATTGCCCCAATATAATAGGTATGCTCATTTTTATCATAAATCTTTAGATATAGATAAGATGAAAAAAGCAGCCAGGTATTTTATAGGTGAACATGATTTCAAAGCTTTTTGTTCAACGGGAAGTAGCGTTAAAACTACTGTGAGAGAAATCTATAAATGTGAGGTTACCGTTGAGGATAAAATGATTGTCATCAGTATTAATGGAAATGGCTTTTTATACAATATGGTTAGAATTATTGCAGGAACATTAATAGATGTAGGAAGAGGAAAGATTGAGCCCGATTATATTATAGATATTATAGACTCAAAAGATAGAAGTAAAGCAGGGGCTACTGCTCCAGCAAAAGGATTAACTCTAATAAAGATTAACTATGATTAG
- a CDS encoding energy-coupling factor transporter transmembrane component T family protein, producing the protein MIRDITIGQYYPANSYIHKLDPRMKLLGTLAFIISLFIANNVWGYIVAFVYLGAVIIISKVPLRFMLKGLKAIFIIIILTVVLNLFFTPGEEKLFNIGSVVVYKEGLYFAALMAIRLIFLIIGSSILTLTTSPIQLTDGIEYSLNPLKKIKVPAHEIAMMMTIALRFIPILLEETDKIMKAQMARGADFESGGIVKRAKSLIPLLVPLFISAFRRADDLALAMEARCYRGGEGRTRMKQLKYTKYDLVAFIVLVVYITILIIL; encoded by the coding sequence ATGATTCGAGACATAACCATTGGTCAATACTATCCTGCTAATTCATATATACACAAATTAGACCCAAGAATGAAATTATTAGGAACTCTTGCTTTCATTATTTCCTTATTCATTGCTAATAATGTTTGGGGATATATTGTGGCATTTGTATATCTAGGAGCAGTGATAATAATATCAAAAGTACCTCTAAGATTTATGCTAAAAGGGTTAAAAGCAATATTCATAATAATTATTTTGACAGTTGTATTGAATTTGTTTTTTACTCCTGGAGAAGAAAAGCTTTTTAATATAGGAAGTGTTGTAGTATATAAGGAAGGACTGTATTTTGCAGCTTTAATGGCAATTAGACTTATATTTCTAATAATCGGTTCTTCAATACTTACCCTTACTACTTCACCAATACAGCTTACAGATGGTATAGAGTACTCATTGAATCCACTAAAAAAAATAAAGGTACCAGCTCATGAAATAGCTATGATGATGACTATAGCATTAAGGTTCATACCTATCCTACTAGAAGAGACTGATAAAATAATGAAGGCTCAGATGGCTAGAGGAGCTGATTTTGAATCAGGTGGTATTGTAAAGAGAGCTAAAAGCCTTATTCCCTTGCTTGTACCATTGTTCATATCTGCGTTTAGAAGAGCAGATGACCTAGCATTAGCCATGGAAGCTAGATGTTATAGGGGTGGAGAAGGACGAACAAGGATGAAACAATTAAAGTATACCAAATACGATTTAGTTGCATTTATTGTATTGGTAGTTTATATTACCATACTTATCATTCTTTAA
- a CDS encoding energy-coupling factor transporter ATPase: MSIKIDNLTYVYSQNTPFEKKAIDNVSLEIKDGEFVGLIGHTGSGKSTLIQHFNGLLKPASGNVYVNNIDIHSKEKPLREIRQKVGLVFQYPEHQLFEMSVYKDVAFGPTNMRLEQDEIDKRVKEAIGIVGLGEETYEKSPFELSGGQKRRVAIAGVLAMKPDVLILDEPTAGLDPRGRDEILDEISKLHEELGITVILVSHSMEDVGKYVERIIVMDEGKVRYDDIPKKVFNHIEELEKMGLGVPQVTYLMQELKNKGFLVTNEVTTIQEAYDEIMNAISKDVKI, from the coding sequence ATGTCAATTAAAATAGATAACTTAACATATGTTTATAGTCAGAATACACCTTTTGAAAAAAAAGCTATTGATAATGTATCTCTAGAAATAAAAGATGGCGAATTTGTAGGTCTTATCGGACATACAGGTTCTGGTAAATCTACATTAATTCAACATTTCAATGGATTATTAAAACCTGCTAGTGGAAATGTATATGTTAATAATATAGATATACATAGTAAAGAAAAGCCTTTGCGAGAAATAAGACAAAAAGTAGGACTAGTATTCCAATATCCAGAACATCAATTATTTGAAATGAGTGTATATAAAGATGTGGCTTTTGGACCTACTAACATGAGGCTAGAACAAGATGAAATTGATAAAAGAGTTAAAGAAGCAATAGGTATTGTAGGATTAGGAGAAGAAACCTATGAGAAATCACCTTTTGAATTATCAGGTGGTCAAAAAAGAAGAGTGGCCATAGCTGGTGTTCTAGCCATGAAACCAGATGTACTAATTCTAGATGAACCAACTGCAGGTCTTGACCCTAGAGGTAGAGATGAGATACTTGATGAAATATCCAAGTTACATGAAGAACTAGGTATAACAGTCATCCTAGTTTCACATAGTATGGAAGATGTAGGAAAATACGTAGAACGTATTATCGTAATGGATGAAGGCAAAGTAAGATATGATGATATACCAAAAAAAGTATTTAATCATATTGAAGAATTGGAAAAAATGGGACTTGGTGTTCCACAAGTAACCTACTTGATGCAAGAACTTAAGAACAAAGGGTTTCTTGTAACCAATGAAGTAACTACAATACAAGAAGCATATGATGAGATTATGAATGCTATTAGTAAGGATGTGAAAATATGA
- a CDS encoding energy-coupling factor transporter ATPase: MEMIKSKGLVYEYHTHNDMGEIEELNRALDHVDININKGEFIAILGHNGSGKSTMAKHLNALLTPSEGTLWVKGMDTKKEDDIWNIRQTAGMVFQNPDNQIIATVVEEDVAFGPENLGIEPEEIRKRVDNALDTVGMQAYSTHSPNKLSGGQKQRIAIAGVLAMKPECIILDEPTAMLDPSGRKEVIETVQELNKRENITIILITHYMEEAIEADRVYVMDEGKIALQGTPDEVFTQVEQMKTLGLDVPQVTELTYMLKKNNINIPANILNVKEMVDALCQLK, encoded by the coding sequence ATGGAAATGATCAAATCTAAAGGTTTGGTATATGAATATCATACCCATAATGATATGGGTGAAATAGAAGAATTAAACAGAGCTCTTGACCATGTGGATATAAATATCAATAAAGGAGAATTCATAGCCATATTAGGGCATAATGGTTCTGGGAAATCTACTATGGCTAAGCATTTAAATGCACTTTTAACCCCTTCAGAGGGTACTCTATGGGTAAAAGGTATGGATACAAAAAAAGAAGACGATATATGGAATATAAGGCAGACAGCAGGAATGGTGTTTCAGAACCCTGATAATCAGATAATTGCTACTGTAGTAGAAGAGGATGTTGCCTTTGGACCAGAAAATCTAGGAATAGAGCCAGAGGAAATAAGAAAAAGAGTAGATAATGCATTAGATACTGTAGGCATGCAAGCATATAGTACCCATTCACCTAATAAACTATCAGGTGGACAAAAGCAGAGAATAGCTATTGCAGGAGTTTTAGCTATGAAACCTGAATGTATTATATTAGATGAACCTACAGCAATGTTAGACCCTTCTGGACGTAAAGAGGTAATTGAAACGGTTCAGGAATTAAACAAACGTGAAAATATAACAATTATTCTTATTACACATTACATGGAAGAGGCTATAGAAGCAGATAGAGTATATGTAATGGATGAAGGTAAGATAGCATTACAAGGAACTCCAGATGAAGTTTTTACACAGGTAGAGCAGATGAAGACATTGGGACTTGATGTTCCACAAGTAACAGAACTGACTTATATGCTCAAAAAAAATAATATTAATATACCGGCAAATATACTTAATGTAAAGGAAATGGTTGATGCACTATGTCAATTAAAATAG